A single window of Candoia aspera isolate rCanAsp1 chromosome 3, rCanAsp1.hap2, whole genome shotgun sequence DNA harbors:
- the GNG12 gene encoding guanine nucleotide-binding protein G(I)/G(S)/G(O) subunit gamma-12, with amino-acid sequence MSSKTSGTTNNIAQARRTVQQLRIEASIERIKVSKASADLMCYCEEHARKDPLLMGIPASENPFKDKKTCIIL; translated from the exons ATGTCTAGCAAAACATCTGGCACAACCAACAACATAGCTCAAGCAAGAAGAACTGTTCAGCAGTTGAGAATAGAAGCATCTATAGAAAGGATAAAG GTGTCCAAGGCATCAGCAGATCTAATGTGCTATTGTGAGGAACATGCCAGGAAGGATCCTTTACTAATGGGTATACCTGCTTCAGAAAACCCCTTCAAGGATAAAAAAACCTGTATTATTCTATAG